Proteins found in one Paenibacillus dendritiformis genomic segment:
- a CDS encoding ubiquinol-cytochrome c reductase iron-sulfur subunit: MSKPQNNEQKPHQPRKEMSRRQFLSYTLGGASAFMFVGPAIPMVRFAVDPLLQKKTEGNYIKVAEVSKITNEPQEFTFDVTQIDGWYESKPQLVAWISKDENGDIFALSPVCKHLGCTVNWNSNPKYKDQYFCMCHGAHYTKEGKQLAVARAPLDEYKVKIENGFVYLGDKIPNQHVQ; encoded by the coding sequence ATGAGCAAACCGCAAAATAACGAGCAGAAACCTCACCAACCTCGCAAAGAAATGTCTCGTAGACAATTTCTTTCATACACATTGGGTGGAGCGAGCGCTTTCATGTTCGTCGGTCCAGCTATTCCCATGGTACGGTTCGCCGTGGATCCGCTTCTGCAGAAAAAGACAGAGGGGAACTACATAAAGGTTGCGGAAGTTAGCAAGATTACCAATGAACCTCAGGAATTTACATTCGATGTGACGCAAATCGACGGCTGGTATGAGAGCAAGCCTCAATTGGTTGCTTGGATCAGCAAAGACGAGAACGGAGATATTTTCGCGTTGTCACCGGTATGCAAGCACTTGGGATGCACGGTTAACTGGAATTCCAACCCGAAGTACAAAGATCAGTATTTCTGTATGTGCCATGGTGCGCATTACACGAAGGAAGGCAAGCAGCTGGCTGTAGCTCGCGCACCGCTGGACGAGTACAAAGTGAAAATTGAAAACGGTTTTGTATATCTTGGTGACAAGATTCCGAACCAACACGTGCAGTAA